The window TGCATGTACGTACATCTATTTGATACTCATATATCCGTCGATCTTTCTCTAAACCTTGGTCGTAAAACGTAAAGCAAATCATGAATACATAGAGAAACATATCACTCCAGTCGATCTGTGTCTTCTTGATCGACCAACCAAGAAAGTGGAGAAGGTGCATGCGAATCCGGCCAATGAGTATGTAACATACTCCATGAAACTCGTTAAACCGTGTCAAGCTTGTTACAGTAAAGGAAAGAACTCAAGAAGCAAGTAGAGGTATGGGTTACATGATCGATCGATTTCCGGCGGCCCCATGAGGCAGTAGTGAAAGTGTGAAACTGACATGCACACTCAGTTAATTTAGAGAAAGGAGAAGACAGAAGACAGAAGACAGAAGACCAAAGTCTAAGGCAAGGTAGGGACTCGTCGACGGATACAGTTGAGTTCTGATGCAATTATTGAGGGAGCTTCATTATTAGTGGGGTAAGTGATCGATCGGAGATAAAGATCGATGGACATGGAATAGAAGAAGCATTATTAAGCCATGAACGACCTTCTTTCTAGGTTATTGAAACCTGGCTTTCTCAAAACCAAGGCTTTTCCCTTTTGCCCTGGTATTATCTCTAAGCTTTTGCAAAGGAGAAACCTTGTTTATTTAATTAATTATGAGTACTCCATGCATGTTAAAGAAAAAGTTGGGATCATGATGCTTTGAAGGTTCTTGCATCTTCTGTACGCCGTACTTGGTTATGCTTAAGCATCGATGGAAATTATATACTGTACACTTAGGACGTGAACCCAGTTGTTTAATCTATTTCAGTACATGCATGAACCCCGATTGATCATTAGCTTGTTCATCATTCTGTATTCGATTCACAGGAAATTCAAAAAGGCTAGGGTAATATATTTCCTGGGTCATAAGTAAGTGGAGACAGCAGATGAACATATTTTAGGTGGTCAAATGCCAATTTGTTGAGGGCCATGGGATGACCCCTGTGCTAACGACTTGATATAGTCGTGTATATATGTAAAGCATTACACAGTCCTCAGTTCCTCACCTTTGTAGGGTTTTTATGTTTCCTCGCTAGATCTGGGTTGCTGGTCTTTTGGTTTACGAGGGTGCAACAAGTCCGGCCTAATTATAATTAGTTTGAATTGCTCGATTTAGAAGTTTGAACCCGGGAATGGTTGGACTCGGATGAGGGTTCTAGTCAAGTCGATCCAACCTGAAGTGAACTATGGAGTTTGGTGTTCATTGGTTTTAAGCTCTCTTTAACATATATGTCCAAATTAGAACAATAAATTATTGTAATAAGTTATTGTTGAAGAAAAGTAAAAGAGAGAAAATAAAGAAAAATTATATATGGCTTTCTATTAAGAACTAAAACGAATACTCCTCAGGTTACTATAGATCTTCTTTGTTATCAATTGTTTGATACTATATGTCTTTGATTTTCTAACTTCAAGGCAAAGTAAATTATTTGATAAAAGATTACAATATCTTTTCCAATATAATTGTTAATCTTAACCCTACAATTAGGAATCATATTCTAGAAGGTAAGAGATTTAAAATATTTGATAATGCTTTCTTAATTTTCTAATATATCAATTTTTAATTTTCACTAATATCTCATGTTATGTAAAGATATCAAAGAACCCGCATGTATACACACAAATTCATTCTCAAGCATGATCTCTGATAGCTCAAATTGAGTATGATGAAGACCATTATATAAAATGTGAAAATTGACGGGAGGTATATAAATTGTCTAATCATACATAATAAGCTCGCATCACATTTTTTGTCGATAATTTATTCATGACACGATTGCCGAGCATCATCCGGGATGAATTTTCAATAATCATATCACATGCATAGTGTGATGGGGTTCCTAATGTATCAATTTCTATAATATGTAGTGATGGTACAAATATTATTTTATCAAAATTAGATTTGTCCTTCCACCATTAATTTAGCTAAATAAAACAAGAAAAAAAAATCAAAACTGAATATTCGCTAGGAAAAAAAAACAATTTGAAGCCGAATCGTGTGGGTAAAAAAAAAAACGAGCTAATAAGGAAATAAGTCTCAAACCCAAAAACTCATGAGTGAGAGAGGTAAAGTTACAAGCTTTGATTGGAAATTGGAAATTTGAGGTGCGTAACTTTGTTTCAAAGTCCACCAATAAGATTTTTTCTTTGGTCCTTAATTGTTACCCACAGTACGTTTCGGTAACAACAATTTAGCTAAAATTCAGAAAAATAAAGCTGGATATTCCTCATTAATTTAGCTAAAGGAAACGAGGGTAGAAAAATAGAGAATGGCAATTAATTTCCCAATATTAAGGCAGAATAAAATTTGTGATAAAGAGATTGCAAAATCTTTTTCTGATCAATTAAGCATCGTAATATATTTACTCAAATATTTAGGAATCAAATTACTTCCTATTACATGCACACCTAATTAATACTTCCTAATATAATCATACAACTTGATACTACTTCGTATACAGGGGTTTATACTCTTCCTTTACAGAGCTTTGAGTCATGGCTAAAACAAACAATAACAATGTTCTATCTTCCTCCGTGGTTGAACTAAACAATAGCAATGAACTGCCACCAGTGAAGAAGACCAAAGGCCGAAGAAGGGTGGAAATCAAGAAGGTGGAAGCAGCTAGCAACCGCCATGTCACATTCTCAAAGCGCAAGAAGGGCCTTTTCAACAAGGCAGCAGAGCTAAGCCTCTTGACCGGCGCAGAAACCGCCGCAATAGTAGTATCTGGCAATGGCAGGATGTTTGGCTTCGGTAGCTCCAGTTGTGACGCCGTCATCCACCGTTACCTTACAGAGAGCAACCCTCAAGTAGCATTGGAGTCAGATCGTCGCAACAAAAACGTTAACATCGCCGTGAACTCTGCGCATTTGGCAAAGCTAAGGCAGCAGTTATTGGAGGCCCGGAGGCAGCTGGAAGAGGAGAAGAAGCGAGCCACAATGATTCAACAAAGGAAACAGGAGGCGGGAGGGGCTGTACCAGCCAAGTTGTGGTGGGAGGAGGAGATGATGGATCAAAGTCCGAAGGAGTTAGAGAGTTACTCTGAGGCGTTGCATAGGCTGAAGAGTGATGTGGAGAGGAGAGCTCAACAGAAGATTATGAATCTTCCATGCAGCTATACGTCGCTAATGGATGGTAGAGTTGCCATAGGTGAGAATTACATGAATAATAATAATAGCAATATGAAGAATATGTAGTTGAATTTATCATAGTCTTGAATCCTGACTTTGTTACTCTTTCATCATATTTTTACGGTTTTTGCTTTTTTTTTTTACTGGAAAATTGTAAAGAACTATGTCAGATTTTTACTATTAATTTGGTGCTAGCTCTAGCTATCATGGATTTTTGTGGTAGTAGTTTTGCTTTTGCGATTACTTCATTGGAAACTGAGGCGCGATCTTCACATACATCTCATCTCTACCTTGATTGTCATGCATCTAATCCTTGGTCATATAGTAGTGAAAACAACAATCAAAATCAATGACTGAATGAAAACGAGTCCAAGATTCTTTCTCCTTAAAATTCTTATACTGGAATGGTTTCCACTGCCTCATCAGACCAACTAACCAAGTACATCAATATTGACCTTTCAATTACTCGATCAGTTTTCTTAATTACATCCATTACAGTGCCCATAATTGGATCCACAGCCATAGCAAAATTCGAATCCACACCTATTAGAAAGAAAAAAGATAAGAATATTTACATGTTATCAAAACTCAGAACTTCAGGAGTATATATGTTCATATTCAAATCGACAATCTAATGATATATAAGATACATACAAGCGTTTAATGCTAACCTGCAAGTAATGTGTGAGCAACCAGCAGTCTTTTCCACATAGAACTTGCACCTTGGGCATCTCCTCCATTGCTTCTGATGAGCAAGCTCCATCACCATGATGTCTTCCCTCCCTCTTTCATCCTTACTCAACTGCTGAAACTCGCTACAATCAATCCCGGCATGCCACACAACCCTGCATTGAGCACAAAAGAGTCTGCGACAGTTGGGGCACTCCGAAACAGTCACAACCTCCCCTCCATCATCCACAAGCATCATTGAGCAGTCCTTAAAAGGGCAGTAAAATCTGTCTGAAGCCAGAAACAAGGATTCACAAAGCGCACTTTCCCATCTTTCAAACACTTGCTGAGGAATAAATGACCTGCATGACTGTGGCTCCAATACCTCTTTGCATTTCACATCAGGACACTTAACCATTGAAATGTTCTCCTGAATCTTAGTCGCAACATACCTTCCAATGCAATCAGTGCAGAATGAGTGGTTGCAGCTATTGTTTGTGAACATTTCTCCACTTGGTTTCACATCCATACAGATCATGCAGAAGCTTCCAGAGCCAGAAGATTGTCCCCTCAGTATTTCAAAGGGTGTTTTTACTTCAAATTGGTCAATACTAATTGGGACTTTGGAGGAAGAGATTGCAGATGACATGAGAGCCTCTTGAAGCTGCAACTCCTGGGCATATTTCTCATCACAGATGGGAAATACTTCTTCGTCATCATAGAGAGCCGAGAAGTAGAAATCATCAACCAAATGATGATCATCAGAAGTATTAGGATGAGAGATGCTTGATGATGCCCCATCCATTTTTCTCTGATTCAGAATGGAAAATGGCTTTAGTTGGAGTCCAACATTTTTGGTTTAACATAATGCATGTTAGTGTTTTTGAAGAGTCTCAATTTCCTTTGGTGCAATGGATTGGTCGTATTCTGAAAGGCTTTAGCCATTAATGGATTAATGATCGAGTCTCTGGCCGTTGAGAAGCTTCCCAATTTCCCAAGAAGTTGTACCGTTTTTAATTATTTCCCCTCGTGAAGAAACTTTTACCATAATGTTTTTGCATTTCCCTAGTGCAACTCACTCCTTGTTGTGAGCAAAGACCAGAGTCTAAGAAACTTGCATTTCTAATCCCACTTTAGTTTTCAAAAACCAGATTTTAATTCTTTTTCTTAAAAATGATCTTGGAACTTACATATCAGGTGTATTTGCTATATATATTCATTCTGTAGACTTATCAATATAACCTTAAATGCATCAAGTTATTGAACAAAGCTCCTGGTTCGTCACAAAAGGTTCAGAAAGGAAGCTATGTTATAGGAAGATCACACACCGACGAGATGGAGGACCCTGATGGAGATGGGAGGCAAGAAACCGGCGTCACTGGATAAAGGAGTGCAAACCAACAGCGTTGTCCTCCCTAACCAATACATATGCAAGAAAAGGCTTTTGGGACAGAGAAAGTAGGAACATATATCAAGGGAGAGAGGTTATAGGCTGGTATAATCATAATCATTAATCTTTCATTACACTACATCAGTCATATGTTAACATAACATAGAGATACTCGGATTTATATTACAACGACCCTCTGAATCATGGGATTTATCAACTATCAACCACAAACCCCCTCTCCCCAAAGGAAAAGCAACAACGAAAACAAAAAAAGGCAATGAGGACAGATTTCCCTCCCGTAATAAAATGTCTACACTAACTACTTAACTAGTATGAGCTCTACTACACTTGCTGTTTTCTAAATTTGTCCCTCCCCCCATCTTCGGTCTCCTATCTTTTACTTTACCATCACTGCATTTGAGGCCTAATGAACGTAGCAACTGAGGCCTAATGAATACATGCAAATCCCAATCCCGAACAAATTATAAATCTCATGGCGGACAGGAGGGAAGCAACCTTCGAATCAGAGAGCCAAATGCAAAAGAATATGTTATCATTATAATGGAGCAAAACTGAATTACAGTGGCCGTGATAGTGTTGAGCCTTGGGGAAATCCATTTGTGACTTTCTGCGGTTTCTTCTTGAAGTTGCTAATACTGCAATGTGGACAAATGTATTCCAGCCCATCTGTTTTTGCATAATCCTGCAAGTTCATAACAAAAATTTCACAAAAATGGCACTCGTACTTTTGAACAGCCAAAGAGTTGGTTTCACAATCGCAATGTGTGCTTGAAAAAAGTACCTTAAAGGCACCGAGACCCTGCCTTCTGTCACAGCCAAAGTGGGCCCACTCACCACATATTCCGCAGTTTACCCAATCCCCTGCTGCGCTACTGTAGGCCAGTTTCCAATCTCAGTGTAAGAATACATTAAATAATATTCAATGCTGCAGCAGTAAAATAACAAGCCATACTAACCTGTGACACAATAAGCAACACTCTCCATCTACATCATCATGAGCCAACTCATATTCAAGAAGGTAGGTTTCGTAATGTCTTTTAAGTGTATTTCCAACACCCTGTGAAAACAAGAATCAGATATACCTGTCATTACAATGTTCAGATCTACTGAACCGTTTCCATAAAGGAGTAGCAAGCATATTTGTAATTCTCCAGTTGTCAATACACTCTTTTGCATATTTGAAGAAGTATCTGGTTTAAAGGGTAACAGCTTCTCTCTCAAAGCCTCAACAGCTTCACATTTTTTTTAGTACAATGGGGGGCAGAGGCCCAAACTGTTTCACATCTTTGCTCCCCTCAAATGAATGTTACGGTCATAGAATATTCTAAAACTGTGAAACAAGAGAAAACAGAGTTATAACGACATACAGTCATTCTATTGGTCATTGTGTAGTTACGCATCTTCGAGAAGATCTGTCCTTTCCAGTTGATCCCATTTCCAACATGAAAGCCTCCTCTGGTAACCACCTGAGAAACACCTTAATTTTTTCAGCAACTAATGTTTCCAATTTCCAACTTCTATTAATCAACGCCTCAGCAAGTGAAACGTAAATCCTTGTCAACAAATGTCAATCACCTCTTTATACAAGTTGTAGAGGTCAAGACGCTTTCCATTCAGAATGGCATCCGGAAACTCAGTCAGTCCACCCTGTGGAATGAGTCGACTATGTCCACGGAGAATTAGAAACTGCATTACATCCTTCAAAAACTCCTCCTGTGGAAGGAAAATAAGAAAGAATGAAAAAAGATGTAAGCCTACAGTGACAGGAAAACAGACACAAACCCAAAAGTACATTATTATCGTGAGTAAGAGATCTAGAACTCAGAAAACTCTTCTAATCCACGTTTTATTTTCACAAATTCTTCCAAATGGCAATCACATCTTTTGAAATTACTCTGAGAAAAAAAAAAAAATACCGCACA of the Fragaria vesca subsp. vesca linkage group LG6, FraVesHawaii_1.0, whole genome shotgun sequence genome contains:
- the LOC101296416 gene encoding agamous-like MADS-box protein AGL62-like gives rise to the protein MAKTNNNNVLSSSVVELNNSNELPPVKKTKGRRRVEIKKVEAASNRHVTFSKRKKGLFNKAAELSLLTGAETAAIVVSGNGRMFGFGSSSCDAVIHRYLTESNPQVALESDRRNKNVNIAVNSAHLAKLRQQLLEARRQLEEEKKRATMIQQRKQEAGGAVPAKLWWEEEMMDQSPKELESYSEALHRLKSDVERRAQQKIMNLPCSYTSLMDGRVAIGENYMNNNNSNMKNM
- the LOC101296700 gene encoding probable E3 ubiquitin-protein ligase RNF217-like → MDGASSSISHPNTSDDHHLVDDFYFSALYDDEEVFPICDEKYAQELQLQEALMSSAISSSKVPISIDQFEVKTPFEILRGQSSGSGSFCMICMDVKPSGEMFTNNSCNHSFCTDCIGRYVATKIQENISMVKCPDVKCKEVLEPQSCRSFIPQQVFERWESALCESLFLASDRFYCPFKDCSMMLVDDGGEVVTVSECPNCRRLFCAQCRVVWHAGIDCSEFQQLSKDERGREDIMVMELAHQKQWRRCPRCKFYVEKTAGCSHITCRCGFEFCYGCGSNYGHCNGCN